Below is a window of Picosynechococcus sp. PCC 7002 DNA.
CGGTGCCTAAAGGTGGTCACAGTAAGCGCCTGGAAGAATTTTTGGGATGACGGAGAGGGGGATTTCCTGTCAATTCAGCCTCGGATTGTCGCTGAAGGCCAACTTTTTTCGGAAATTCATGGGCTATAAAACATAGAGCAATTTATCTGATGAACCTGCAATGTGACGCGGCACCTAAAACCCAGTTTCAGATTATCTCTGCTAAACAATGGGTGCTGTCTGTGATTTTTAGCTTTTCTTTTATTCTGTATGCATTTACCGAAATTCACAGGATTATTATCTACTTTGGGCGCTTCCCTAGTGATGGGCCTCGGCGCGGCAGCCGTTAACCTCGCTCCCTTTCAAACTAAGGCGATCGCCACCAGTGCCGACCCAGCCAAAACAGTGAGCCTCAACGCCCAACGGGAAACCCTGGCCGAAAATCCCCTGTGCCGTTTAGCGAGTACCCTGGATAAGGCCCCGGAAGCGCAACTCGTGGCCGATACAAACCCGGAACAACTCACGCCCCAGGTCTCTAAGTGGTGGGCCTTTAATTTATTTCAGCGATTTACCCAAAGTCTGGGCCTCGATTCTTTACTTCAGTTAGAAGTGCCGCTGGCCACTGCCCCCCTCGTCGCGGTGGTGCCTACGCCGGAAGCAATACCCCAAGCTGCTGCTGAGTCTGGGGCACAGCTGATTAGCTACGACACAGACCGCCCCGCCACCAACCCCCAAAGCCATCAACTTTGGCTCCAGAATAAGCCCGTTGCCACCATTCGCTCCCAACAGGAGGCCGAACGGTTGGCCCAACGCCTTGAACAACTGGTGGCGATGGCGGAATTTCAAGCCACGGCGATCGCCCCGACGTTACATGAAGACAAACCGGCGATCGCCTTTGGTGATGACATTCTTTTAGTTGTGGACGAAACGATTACCCATGAGGACGTTCTCAACCATGAGATCCTCGCCATTCAGTGGGCGAATAATCTCCGCCTCGCCCTCGGTGTGCCAGCGCTGGATATGGTCACCGCCCAGCAGCAAATGTATCAGCTCGAAGAAACAGGTCAATCCCTCGAAGGACTAGCCTCCTGGTATGGCCCCTACTTTCACGGTCGCCTGACGGCCAATGGGGAAACCTACGACCAATACGCCCTGACGGCGGCCCACCCTTCAATGCCCCTGAATACTTACCTCAAGGTCACCAACCTCAACAATGACCGGAGTGTAATCATCCGCCTTAATGACCGTGGCCCCTATATTCCGCCCCGGAGCCTGGACTTATCCCTTGGTGCCGCCCGCTGTCTCAATAGTGTGGAAACAGGCGTAATTCCCTACAAGGCCACGATCATGGAACAAAAATCGCCCGAACCAGAGGCGATCGCCCCTGATATGATCTAGGTCTATCTTGAGTGCTGCCTAGGCCCGTTCCCTGACCATGCCAATTATTGAAGTCGATTCCCTCAGTAAAATCTATCCCGTCGCCCTCAAGCAACCCGGTTTTAAGGGAACCCTCAAACACTTTTTCCAGCGGCAATACCGACAAATTAAAGCCGTTGAGGAGATCACCTTTAACATTGAACCCGGCGAAATTGTGGGCTTTTTGGGGCCAAACGGGGCCGGCAAAACCACGACCCTCAAAATGCTCACGGGGCTAATTTATCCCTCCACGGGGGTAGTACGTGTGGCAGGGGCGATTCCTTTCCAGCGGCAACGGACATTTCTTAAGCAAATCAGCCTGGTCATGGGGCAAAAACAGCAGCTCCTTTGGGATTTGCCTGCCCTTGACTCCCTCCGTATCAATGCCGCCGTCTACGACATTCCCGAACCTGTTTTTGAAGAACGCCTGGAAGAACTCAGCGCGATGCTCTCCCTAGAAGGGAAACTGACTCAGCCCATGCGCAAACTCTCCTTGGGGGAGCGGATGAAGGCGGAACTCCTGGCTGCCCTATTACACCATCCCCAGGTGCTCTTTTTGGATGAGCCGACCCTCGGTTTAGATGTAAATGCCCAGGTGGCTGTACGGGATTTTCTGCGGGAATATAACCAGCGTTATGGGGCGACAATTCTCTTAACCAGCCACTATATGGCGGATATTACCGCCCTCTGCGAGCGGGTGTTGCTCATCTACCAGGGAAAACTGATCTACGATGGCAATTTAGAAAAGTTACTGGATCGCTTTGCGCCCTATCGAGAAGTGCGGGTCGAATTAACAGAAACCTATTCCCGCGAGGC
It encodes the following:
- a CDS encoding septal ring lytic transglycosylase RlpA family protein, whose product is MHLPKFTGLLSTLGASLVMGLGAAAVNLAPFQTKAIATSADPAKTVSLNAQRETLAENPLCRLASTLDKAPEAQLVADTNPEQLTPQVSKWWAFNLFQRFTQSLGLDSLLQLEVPLATAPLVAVVPTPEAIPQAAAESGAQLISYDTDRPATNPQSHQLWLQNKPVATIRSQQEAERLAQRLEQLVAMAEFQATAIAPTLHEDKPAIAFGDDILLVVDETITHEDVLNHEILAIQWANNLRLALGVPALDMVTAQQQMYQLEETGQSLEGLASWYGPYFHGRLTANGETYDQYALTAAHPSMPLNTYLKVTNLNNDRSVIIRLNDRGPYIPPRSLDLSLGAARCLNSVETGVIPYKATIMEQKSPEPEAIAPDMI
- a CDS encoding ABC transporter ATP-binding protein, encoding MPIIEVDSLSKIYPVALKQPGFKGTLKHFFQRQYRQIKAVEEITFNIEPGEIVGFLGPNGAGKTTTLKMLTGLIYPSTGVVRVAGAIPFQRQRTFLKQISLVMGQKQQLLWDLPALDSLRINAAVYDIPEPVFEERLEELSAMLSLEGKLTQPMRKLSLGERMKAELLAALLHHPQVLFLDEPTLGLDVNAQVAVRDFLREYNQRYGATILLTSHYMADITALCERVLLIYQGKLIYDGNLEKLLDRFAPYREVRVELTETYSREALSFFGEVEHIDGQAVRFLVKRENLTQSIAKILENLPVADLSVNDPPVEEVIGRVFSEGIVA